A window of Methanomassiliicoccus sp. contains these coding sequences:
- a CDS encoding DUF262 domain-containing protein, translated as MKATEATLLGLLQKSPQFIIPIYQRTYSWTDKQCRQLWEDIIRAGSNDSISVHFIGSIVYVEQGLSQVTHQAPLLVIDGQQRLTTVSLLIEALAREVGDTEPADGFSALKLRHYYLSNQLETGDRFYKLLLSQTDNSTLKAIIKNTPLPPEPSLLVKQNFELFRELLAAQNGDLVPVCRGLAKLVVVDIALNRDQDNPQLIFESMNSTGKELSQADLIRNYILMGLEPKLQTHLYEEYWRPMELDFGQVAYGTQFDSFMRHFLTVKTGYIPRIGEVYDAFKDYSRSPSVRSGGIEALVKDIRDFSRYYCAMALGAERNGPLAQAFHDLRELRVDVAYPFLLELYHDYANGILSPDDFLSSVRLIESYVFRRAICAIPTNSLNKTFGTFSKSINKDRYLESMQAQYLLLPSYRRFPSDEEFRRNLQTRDLYNSRSRSYWIRRMENHERKERVEVDEYTIEHIMPQNPNLSATWKVALGSDWQRVHDEWLHTLGNLTLTGYNSEYNDRPFNEKRDMAGGFKESPLRLNAGLGQVEVWNEVAIKERAERLSSKALEIWSFPELQEEVLEQYRPHPEQPSYSIEDHPFLLSAGIRELFEALRKEVLGLDPCVSEEFLKYYVAYKAETNFVDVVPQSKRLRLSLNLPFPEINDPKKLCRDVTEKGRWGNGDVEIMLNSIDELPYIMSLVRQAFEWQMGNGEHP; from the coding sequence ATGAAAGCCACCGAAGCCACTTTACTGGGCCTGTTGCAGAAGTCGCCCCAATTCATCATTCCTATATATCAGCGTACTTACTCTTGGACGGACAAGCAGTGCCGTCAGTTATGGGAAGACATCATCCGGGCTGGTTCCAACGACTCCATCTCTGTTCATTTCATCGGTTCCATAGTTTACGTGGAGCAGGGCCTGTCCCAGGTCACCCATCAAGCCCCCTTGCTGGTTATAGATGGGCAGCAGCGTCTCACCACGGTGTCTCTCCTTATCGAGGCCCTTGCCCGAGAGGTAGGCGATACTGAGCCTGCCGACGGCTTCTCGGCTCTAAAGCTTCGTCACTACTACCTTAGCAATCAGCTAGAGACTGGTGATCGATTCTACAAGCTCCTATTATCCCAGACCGATAATTCGACTCTTAAGGCAATAATCAAGAACACTCCCCTTCCCCCTGAACCATCCCTACTGGTGAAGCAGAACTTCGAGCTGTTCCGGGAACTGCTCGCCGCCCAGAACGGAGATCTCGTCCCCGTATGCCGTGGGTTGGCTAAGCTCGTCGTGGTGGACATCGCGCTGAACCGTGACCAGGACAACCCTCAACTCATCTTCGAGAGTATGAACTCCACCGGGAAGGAGCTGAGCCAGGCGGACCTGATACGCAACTACATCCTAATGGGCCTGGAGCCCAAGCTACAGACCCACCTTTACGAGGAGTACTGGCGGCCGATGGAGCTGGACTTCGGGCAGGTGGCCTACGGCACGCAGTTCGACAGTTTCATGAGGCATTTCCTGACAGTGAAGACGGGTTATATACCGCGCATCGGAGAGGTATACGACGCGTTCAAGGACTACTCTCGATCCCCATCGGTAAGGAGTGGCGGCATAGAGGCGCTGGTGAAGGACATCCGGGACTTTTCCCGCTACTATTGCGCCATGGCCTTGGGAGCCGAACGAAATGGTCCCCTTGCTCAAGCCTTCCACGATCTGAGGGAGCTGAGGGTTGACGTCGCCTATCCATTCCTCCTGGAACTCTACCATGACTATGCAAACGGAATCCTGAGTCCAGACGACTTCCTGTCGAGCGTTCGTTTAATCGAGTCTTACGTGTTCCGACGTGCCATCTGCGCTATACCGACCAACTCTTTGAACAAGACCTTCGGCACGTTCAGCAAGTCGATCAACAAGGACCGCTACCTCGAAAGCATGCAGGCCCAGTATCTTCTCCTTCCTTCCTACCGTCGCTTCCCCAGCGATGAGGAGTTCCGAAGGAACCTACAGACGCGTGACCTGTACAACTCTCGCAGTAGAAGCTACTGGATCCGCCGCATGGAGAACCACGAGCGGAAGGAGAGAGTAGAGGTGGATGAGTACACCATCGAGCACATCATGCCGCAGAACCCCAATCTTTCCGCTACGTGGAAGGTAGCTTTGGGATCGGATTGGCAGCGAGTACACGATGAGTGGCTACACACACTGGGTAACCTGACGCTCACTGGCTATAACTCCGAGTACAACGACCGCCCCTTCAACGAGAAGCGAGATATGGCAGGTGGCTTCAAGGAGAGTCCACTTAGATTGAACGCTGGGTTGGGACAGGTCGAGGTATGGAACGAGGTGGCGATAAAGGAACGTGCGGAGCGACTCTCCAGCAAGGCATTGGAGATATGGAGTTTCCCCGAGTTGCAGGAGGAAGTTCTTGAACAATACCGCCCGCATCCAGAGCAGCCGAGCTACTCAATCGAGGATCATCCGTTCCTTCTATCCGCCGGAATAAGAGAGTTATTCGAAGCCCTGCGCAAAGAGGTGCTAGGCCTCGATCCCTGTGTGAGCGAGGAGTTCCTGAAGTACTATGTGGCATATAAGGCGGAGACTAATTTCGTTGATGTCGTTCCCCAATCAAAACGGCTGCGGCTAAGCCTAAACCTGCCATTCCCAGAGATCAACGATCCCAAGAAGTTATGCAGAGATGTGACTGAAAAGGGCCGTTGGGGAAATGGGGACGTGGAGATCATGCTGAACTCCATCGATGAATTACCGTACATCATGAGTTTAGTGCGGCAGGCGTTCGAATGGCAGATGGGGAATGGGGAGCACCCATGA